The Candidatus Scalindua japonica genomic interval TGGCTATTACCTGCCTAAAATCACTTCAGATCAACTCAGTTTCGAGAGGCAACTCCAGGGTTTTTCTGGCGAATCTTCACCTGATAGCAAATTAAATGTTACTATTAAAAAATCACAAACTCATCTACTTGGTGAACAGGAGCATGCAGGATACTGGGCCGGTGTGCTTGAGGGAGATGTCGCATTAACCGCGGAATATTTAATGTTAATGCACTTTTTAAAGAGGATTGATACCAGAAAGCAGGAAAAAGCTATCAGGTATATAATAAGAAAACAGGAAAAAGACGGTGGTTGGAGTATATACCATGATGGTTTTAGTGATATCAGTATCTCTGTAAAATGTTATTTCGCGCTTAAATTAGCTGGTCATTCGAATGAAGAACCTTATATGAAAAAGGCCAGAGAGTGTATTCTGAGACTTGGTGGAATAATGAAGTGTAATACATTCACCAAGATATACCTTGCTATTTTTGGACAATTTGACTGGAGAGGCATTCCCGCATTACCGGTAGAAATAATCCTTCTGCCAAAATTCTTTTATTTTAACATCTATGAAATGTCATATTGGTCCAGGTGTATTGTCGTCCCTTTAGGTATTATAATGGCTAATAGACCAAGGAGTTTCATTGGTGATAAAGCGGCATTAGATGAATTATATGTGATACCAAAGAGTAAAGTCAGTTATCGACTGAAAAGAGACCAGAACAGGTTAACAATCAAGAATATGTTTATAAACTTTGATACTCTCCTTAGAAGATATGAGAATCAACCTATTCAATCTTTAAGGAAGATGGCTATTGATAAGGCGGAAAAATGGATGCTGGAACGCCTGGAAAAGTCGGGAGGCCTGGGGGCAATATGGCCATCTATGGTCAATTCATTAATGGCTATGAAATGCCTTGGGTATAAAGATGGAAACCCTGTTGTAGAAAAAGCAATAGAAGATATAGAGCATCTGGCAGTACATGATCATGATACTATGTTTTTACAACCCTGTGTATCACCTGTCTGGGACACGCCATGGGCGATTATGGCGCTCTTAAAATCCGGTTTGCCGAATGATCATCCAGCTTTAGTTAATGCAGGGGAGTGGATGCTCGAAAAGGAGGTCAAAAGCTTTGGGGATTGGAGTATGAAAAACCCTGTCAAGGAACCAAGCGGGTGGTATTTTCAACACGCAAATGAATTCTATCCGGATAATGATGATGCTGCGGTTGTAATGATGTCGTTGCAGCTGTTAGATCTGCCTGATAAGGAGCGCAAGAAACAGGCAATCCTGAGGGGTTTCAAATGGCTTATGGGTATGCAGTGTAATGATGGTGGGTGGGGTTCTTTTGATAAAAACAATAATAGAACAATTCTTAATAACATTCCTTTTGCTGACTGGAATGCACTCCTTGATCCCAGTACGAGTGATCTTACGGCACGTGTTCTGGATTTGATGGGTAAATTAGGATATGACATGGAATTTTCTCCCGCAAAAAAGGCCATTAAATTTTTGAAAAAGGAGCAGGAGAAAAATGGATCCTGGTTTGGTCGTTGGGGTACTAATTATGTATACGGAACATGGTCTGTACTATCCGGACTACACTCAATAAAAGAAGACATGACGAAGGATTATGTGAGAAAAGCGGCATCATGGTTAATAGATTTCCAAAATGAAGATGGTGGCTGGGGTGAGACGTGTAAGTCTTACTGGGACACATCTCTCAGCGCTATGGGCAGGAGCACCGCTTCTCAAACTTCCTGGGCAATATTAGCTCTCTTATGTACCGAAGAGAAAGATTCTGATGCA includes:
- the shc gene encoding squalene--hopene cyclase; translated protein: MAKLLIDLIETVDNISNKIIKGKNGYYLPKITSDQLSFERQLQGFSGESSPDSKLNVTIKKSQTHLLGEQEHAGYWAGVLEGDVALTAEYLMLMHFLKRIDTRKQEKAIRYIIRKQEKDGGWSIYHDGFSDISISVKCYFALKLAGHSNEEPYMKKARECILRLGGIMKCNTFTKIYLAIFGQFDWRGIPALPVEIILLPKFFYFNIYEMSYWSRCIVVPLGIIMANRPRSFIGDKAALDELYVIPKSKVSYRLKRDQNRLTIKNMFINFDTLLRRYENQPIQSLRKMAIDKAEKWMLERLEKSGGLGAIWPSMVNSLMAMKCLGYKDGNPVVEKAIEDIEHLAVHDHDTMFLQPCVSPVWDTPWAIMALLKSGLPNDHPALVNAGEWMLEKEVKSFGDWSMKNPVKEPSGWYFQHANEFYPDNDDAAVVMMSLQLLDLPDKERKKQAILRGFKWLMGMQCNDGGWGSFDKNNNRTILNNIPFADWNALLDPSTSDLTARVLDLMGKLGYDMEFSPAKKAIKFLKKEQEKNGSWFGRWGTNYVYGTWSVLSGLHSIKEDMTKDYVRKAASWLIDFQNEDGGWGETCKSYWDTSLSAMGRSTASQTSWAILALLCTEEKDSDAVKKGIEYLINTQKEDGTWDEEEFTGTGFPKIFYLRYHMYRSYFPLLALSRYRNLIE